AAAACTCGCCTCTGAATGTTTGCAATGCAATGATTATAAGGAGAGGTTCATCACAAAAGAGGTTGCTGCAACACTTGAAGCCTTACACGCTAAGAAAGAAGTAAGGATGATGCTTACTGTAACTATTAATTGTATTCCTTCGTGATTTTTCGCAttcatgttatatataaagCTGATCTTTTTGATTACAGGTTCCACCCTCTGAAATGCAGCAGGACGAAGCTTCATCTTCCGGTCAACAGCAACAACTTGCTCCCTGATTCTGCTGATAGCTTCAACAAAGCAACTCTTCTCGAAGCAACATGTTAGGGAAGAAGAATCTTGATTTTCAGAACTTTTCTAGGATAATAAGTGAACTGTGTTCTTTGAAATactttgtgtttgattttagaTTGAGGCGTCTTGTGTATTTTCTTCTGAGCTAAGATTCAAAAACGAAGTTGAACCTACTTTTTATTTGCTGATTTCATCTCAGTGTGATGGCATTTGTTAAGGAACAACACCACAACCATCcattattattcatatataacaatattcaatttttacatAGAGATTCAACAAATATGATGAAAAATATGGGTAGCAAATTCTtgaaatatattgacatttattaaataaagctTTTTTTGCATTTCACTAAggaattaatttatatagaataCAATACCCAATCCTATAAGTTCATCATACAATTCATCACACATAtacagagagagggagagagttgTTATacgagaagaaaccaaaaccaaatatataagttatgttattatatatcaaaGTCCTAACCTAAGATCTAAAGAACAGCCTATCGATGTGTCAGGAGGAGATGTCGCCGCAGGAACATTAAGATCGATAGCCCTGACTTGGTGCTCTTCCTGATCTTTCTCCCAATGACATCTCATGTGACCACCTAACGCTTGACCACTCGAGAACACTCTTAAACAGATGTGACATCGATGATTCATTCCAGAGACCAACTTCACACTCTTGCCTTTGTCTTGACCAACGATCTCCTGAGGAGGAGAAGGATCTTCGGTTGAGTTTGAAGCGGCGAAACATCCTTTCACATCTTTATGTGTTGCTCTATGTCCGCCCAACGCTTGATGTGACCCAAACACTTTTTTACAACCTCCACACTCGAACCGTCCCTCAACTCCACTTGAACTGCTCAAGACAACAGGACGTTTAGCCAACAATAGTAAGCAAGAGGCTATGTTATGATCTTCCTCCTCGGatttatttaaaacaacatTCAAATTGGAGGATGATGACGCGGCGGTTGCGTTAGTCCCACGTTTGTGATCTGGAGGAGGTATAATGCCACGCCACTGACGTTCAGGGTGACATCTCATGTGTCCAAAGAGTGCCTTCAATGAC
The Camelina sativa cultivar DH55 chromosome 15, Cs, whole genome shotgun sequence DNA segment above includes these coding regions:
- the LOC104747523 gene encoding zinc finger protein ZAT2-like, translating into MSNSSNSDPNFDIPFASSDVPLPSYNQKPRRKRTKLTNNEPGSSSSPTPRPNPVKKPLDSDAPPQITRPCTECGKQFGSLKALFGHMRCHPERQWRGIIPPPDHKRGTNATAASSSSNLNVVLNKSEEEDHNIASCLLLLAKRPVVLSSSSGVEGRFECGGCKKVFGSHQALGGHRATHKDVKGCFAASNSTEDPSPPQEIVGQDKGKSVKLVSGMNHRCHICLRVFSSGQALGGHMRCHWEKDQEEHQVRAIDLNVPAATSPPDTSIGCSLDLRLGL